A genomic stretch from Hemicordylus capensis ecotype Gifberg chromosome 1, rHemCap1.1.pri, whole genome shotgun sequence includes:
- the GAREM2 gene encoding GRB2-associated and regulator of MAPK protein 2 isoform X1, with amino-acid sequence MERLVAALGRLAWSPCPPLPLDLIVAKCRLPALVRLGPGEYVEGVSDQDVLLIHSCRQWTTVTAHSLEEGHYVIGPTIDIPLQYPGKFKLLDQDRDVREPVQYFNSVEEVASIFPDRVFVMEAITFSVKVVSGEFSEDSEVYNFTLHAGDELTLMGQAEILCAKAAKEKSRFNTLLRKLGKAGVPGSGGGGSGGGGGSGGGKQPKGKMPCLICMNHRTNESLSLPFQCKGRFSTRSPLELQMQEGEHTIRSIIEKVRLPVNVTVPSRPPRNPYDLHAIREGHCYKLVSIISKTVVLCCLLRKAELAPFHFLLLTDMPRFMLPEGMLRGGGDPQLEKLLRESAALCQECFDPNEYSKAVREAKPDFSEECASPRRVRLYLQGYARDELAQSFQRLSLCLYSASESSGQDAGPGGRNQQVLLPSRQEHSVFLAEALDSEREYMTPDWAEPTFRTPELPYEELWTNQSTTENYSEPSSNPPGLESVNTAQRDLISFASISSSLGSSARCQALLREEAKGDAPPPVPPKSEAVKEECRLLIAPPVPPRGGPPLSSSSPPVPLRFPKLQPAASPSSSLSFYSSGLHSRSRPQSGSCSPSPDSYSLYCYPCTWGDCKAGESSGRQLASPPGQPPAPLPPAQPAQVSSWPDPWAYSDLGPSLATGRSPPRLGSGEAGAHKSYASCPRPKAPHPQKRFAPFGALNPFANPAYSSSPASSGSSDWLEALDWQKPAASSLEAFEPLEGPSSSSPEGELHYSAAPLPRPKAFAAGENVVIRTAVAPRPPTFVHGAEGGLSRLALSQGAIELPPARLNGDGSPWQPPADLSALSLEEVSRCLRFIGLSEDVVTFFARERIDGSIFVQLTEEILSEDFRLTKLQVKKIMQFIKGWRPKI; translated from the exons GGAAATTTAAGCTGCTGGACCAGGACAGGGATGTCAGGGAGCCTGTGCAGTACTTCAACAGCGTGGAGGAAGTGGCCAGCATCTTCCCGGACCGGGTGTTCGTCATGGAGGCCATCACCTTCAGTGTCAAG GTCGTGTCGGGCGAGTTCAGCGAGGACAGCGAGGTGTACAATTTCACGCTGCACGCAGGAGATGAGCTGACCCTCATGGGCCAGGCAGAGATCCTGTGTGCAAAAGCGGCGAAGGAGAAGTCGCGCTTCAACACGCTGCTCCGGAAGCTGGGCAAAGCGGGAGTCCCCGGCAGTGGTGGAGggggcagcggtggtggtggcggcagcgggggcGGCAAGCAGCCGAAGGGCAAGATGCCCTGCCTGATCTGCATGAACCACCGGACCAACGAGAGCCTCAGCTTGCCCTTCCAGTGCAAGGGGCGCTTCAGCACCCGCTCCCCGCTGGAGCTGCAGATGCAGGAGGGGGAGCACACCATCCGCAGCATCATCGAGAAGGTGCGGCTGCCCGTCAACGTGACTGTCCCCAGCCGGCCGCCCCGCAACCCCTACGACCTGCACGCCATCCGCGAGGGCCACTGCTACAAGCTGGTCAGCATCATCTCCAAGACGGTGGTGCTGTGCTGCCTCCTGCGCAAGGCGGAGCTGGCGCCCTTCCACTTCCTCCTGCTGACCGACATGCCCCGCTTCATGCTGCCGGAGGGGATGCTGCGTGGCGGCGGAGACCCCCAGCTGGAGAAGCTCTTGCGGGAGAGCGCCGCCCTCTGCCAGGAGTGCTTTGACCCCAACGAGTACTCCAAGGCTGTGCGCGAGGCCAAGCCGGACTTCTCGGAGGAGTGTGCCAGCCCCCGCCGGGTCCGGCTCTACCTGCAGGGCTACGCCCGTgatgaactggcccagtccttcCAGCGCCTTTCGCTCTGCCTCTATAGTGCCTCCGAGAGCAGCGGCCAGGACGCTGGCCCGGGAGGGAGGAACCAGCAGGTGCTCCTCCCCTCCCGCCAGGAGCACTCCGTCTTCCTGGCTGAGGCCTTGGACTCGGAGCGCGAGTACATGACGCCCGACTGGGCTGAACCCACCTTCCGGACTCCAGAGCTCCCCTACGAGGAACTGTGGACCAATCAAAGCACCACCGAGAACTACTCGGAACCCAGCAGCAACCCTCCTGGGCTGGAGAGCGTCAACACAGCCCAGCGGGACCTCATCTCTTTTGCCAGCATCTCCTCCTCGCTGGGCAGCTCTGCGCGCTGCCAAGCCCTGCTGAGGGAGGAGGCCAAGGGAGACGCTCCACCCCCGGTCCCACCCAAATCCGAAGCG GTGAAGGAGGAATGCCGCCTGCTCATTGCGCCCCCAGTGCCCCCGCGGGGTGGCCCCCCACTCTCCAGCTCCAGCCCCCCAGTGCCTCTGCGCTTCCCCAAGCTCCAGCCGGCTGCTTCGCCCAGCTCCAGCCTCTCCTTCTACTCTTCTGGCCTGCACAGCAG GTCCCGGCCGCAGAGCGGCAGCTGCTCTCCGTCTCCCGACTCCTACTCGCTCTACTGCTACCCCTGCACGTGGGGCGACTGCAAAGCGGGGGAGTCGTCCGGCCGCCAGCTCGCCAGCCCCCCAGGACAGCCGCCAGCCCCGCTGCCCCCAGCCCAGCCTGCGCAGGTGTCTTCGTGGCCAGACCCCTGGGCGTACAGTGACCTGGGCCCCAGCCTGGCCACGGGCCGCTCCCCCCCACGGCTGGGGAGTGGCGAGGCCGGCGCCCACAAGAGCTACGCCAGCTGCCCTCGCCCGAAGGCCCCCCACCCTCAGAAACGCTTTGCTCCCTTTGGCGCCCTCAACCCCTTCGCCAACCCGGCCTACTCCTCCAGCCCGGCTTCCTCCGGCTCGTCCGACTggctggaggccctggactggcagaagccagctgcttcctccctTGAGGCCTTTGAGCCCTTGGAGGGCCCCTCATCCTCTTCCCCGGAGGGGGAGCTGCACTACAGCGCGGCCCCCCTGCCTCGGCCAAAGGCCTTTGCGGCCGGGGAGAATGTGGTCATCCGGACGGCTGTGGCCCCTCGGCCCCCGACCTTCGTCCACGGGGCCGAGGGGGGCCTCAGCCGCCTGGCCCTGTCCCAGGGGGCCATCGAGCTGCCCCCTGCCCGGCTCAACGGGGACGGCTCGCCCTGGCAGCCCCCCGCTGATCTGTCAGCGCTGTCCCTCGAGGAGGTCTCCCGCTGCCTGCGCTTCATCGGCCTCTCCGAGGACGTGGTCACCTTCTTTGCCCGGGAGCGCATCGACGGCAGCATCTTCGTGCAGCTCACGGAGGAGATCCTGTCGGAGGACTTCCGCCTCACCAAGCTCCAGGTCAAGAAGATCATGCAGTTCATCAAGGGTTGGCGGCCCAAGATCTAG
- the GAREM2 gene encoding GRB2-associated and regulator of MAPK protein 2 isoform X2, with protein sequence MEAITFSVKVVSGEFSEDSEVYNFTLHAGDELTLMGQAEILCAKAAKEKSRFNTLLRKLGKAGVPGSGGGGSGGGGGSGGGKQPKGKMPCLICMNHRTNESLSLPFQCKGRFSTRSPLELQMQEGEHTIRSIIEKVRLPVNVTVPSRPPRNPYDLHAIREGHCYKLVSIISKTVVLCCLLRKAELAPFHFLLLTDMPRFMLPEGMLRGGGDPQLEKLLRESAALCQECFDPNEYSKAVREAKPDFSEECASPRRVRLYLQGYARDELAQSFQRLSLCLYSASESSGQDAGPGGRNQQVLLPSRQEHSVFLAEALDSEREYMTPDWAEPTFRTPELPYEELWTNQSTTENYSEPSSNPPGLESVNTAQRDLISFASISSSLGSSARCQALLREEAKGDAPPPVPPKSEAVKEECRLLIAPPVPPRGGPPLSSSSPPVPLRFPKLQPAASPSSSLSFYSSGLHSRSRPQSGSCSPSPDSYSLYCYPCTWGDCKAGESSGRQLASPPGQPPAPLPPAQPAQVSSWPDPWAYSDLGPSLATGRSPPRLGSGEAGAHKSYASCPRPKAPHPQKRFAPFGALNPFANPAYSSSPASSGSSDWLEALDWQKPAASSLEAFEPLEGPSSSSPEGELHYSAAPLPRPKAFAAGENVVIRTAVAPRPPTFVHGAEGGLSRLALSQGAIELPPARLNGDGSPWQPPADLSALSLEEVSRCLRFIGLSEDVVTFFARERIDGSIFVQLTEEILSEDFRLTKLQVKKIMQFIKGWRPKI encoded by the exons ATGGAGGCCATCACCTTCAGTGTCAAG GTCGTGTCGGGCGAGTTCAGCGAGGACAGCGAGGTGTACAATTTCACGCTGCACGCAGGAGATGAGCTGACCCTCATGGGCCAGGCAGAGATCCTGTGTGCAAAAGCGGCGAAGGAGAAGTCGCGCTTCAACACGCTGCTCCGGAAGCTGGGCAAAGCGGGAGTCCCCGGCAGTGGTGGAGggggcagcggtggtggtggcggcagcgggggcGGCAAGCAGCCGAAGGGCAAGATGCCCTGCCTGATCTGCATGAACCACCGGACCAACGAGAGCCTCAGCTTGCCCTTCCAGTGCAAGGGGCGCTTCAGCACCCGCTCCCCGCTGGAGCTGCAGATGCAGGAGGGGGAGCACACCATCCGCAGCATCATCGAGAAGGTGCGGCTGCCCGTCAACGTGACTGTCCCCAGCCGGCCGCCCCGCAACCCCTACGACCTGCACGCCATCCGCGAGGGCCACTGCTACAAGCTGGTCAGCATCATCTCCAAGACGGTGGTGCTGTGCTGCCTCCTGCGCAAGGCGGAGCTGGCGCCCTTCCACTTCCTCCTGCTGACCGACATGCCCCGCTTCATGCTGCCGGAGGGGATGCTGCGTGGCGGCGGAGACCCCCAGCTGGAGAAGCTCTTGCGGGAGAGCGCCGCCCTCTGCCAGGAGTGCTTTGACCCCAACGAGTACTCCAAGGCTGTGCGCGAGGCCAAGCCGGACTTCTCGGAGGAGTGTGCCAGCCCCCGCCGGGTCCGGCTCTACCTGCAGGGCTACGCCCGTgatgaactggcccagtccttcCAGCGCCTTTCGCTCTGCCTCTATAGTGCCTCCGAGAGCAGCGGCCAGGACGCTGGCCCGGGAGGGAGGAACCAGCAGGTGCTCCTCCCCTCCCGCCAGGAGCACTCCGTCTTCCTGGCTGAGGCCTTGGACTCGGAGCGCGAGTACATGACGCCCGACTGGGCTGAACCCACCTTCCGGACTCCAGAGCTCCCCTACGAGGAACTGTGGACCAATCAAAGCACCACCGAGAACTACTCGGAACCCAGCAGCAACCCTCCTGGGCTGGAGAGCGTCAACACAGCCCAGCGGGACCTCATCTCTTTTGCCAGCATCTCCTCCTCGCTGGGCAGCTCTGCGCGCTGCCAAGCCCTGCTGAGGGAGGAGGCCAAGGGAGACGCTCCACCCCCGGTCCCACCCAAATCCGAAGCG GTGAAGGAGGAATGCCGCCTGCTCATTGCGCCCCCAGTGCCCCCGCGGGGTGGCCCCCCACTCTCCAGCTCCAGCCCCCCAGTGCCTCTGCGCTTCCCCAAGCTCCAGCCGGCTGCTTCGCCCAGCTCCAGCCTCTCCTTCTACTCTTCTGGCCTGCACAGCAG GTCCCGGCCGCAGAGCGGCAGCTGCTCTCCGTCTCCCGACTCCTACTCGCTCTACTGCTACCCCTGCACGTGGGGCGACTGCAAAGCGGGGGAGTCGTCCGGCCGCCAGCTCGCCAGCCCCCCAGGACAGCCGCCAGCCCCGCTGCCCCCAGCCCAGCCTGCGCAGGTGTCTTCGTGGCCAGACCCCTGGGCGTACAGTGACCTGGGCCCCAGCCTGGCCACGGGCCGCTCCCCCCCACGGCTGGGGAGTGGCGAGGCCGGCGCCCACAAGAGCTACGCCAGCTGCCCTCGCCCGAAGGCCCCCCACCCTCAGAAACGCTTTGCTCCCTTTGGCGCCCTCAACCCCTTCGCCAACCCGGCCTACTCCTCCAGCCCGGCTTCCTCCGGCTCGTCCGACTggctggaggccctggactggcagaagccagctgcttcctccctTGAGGCCTTTGAGCCCTTGGAGGGCCCCTCATCCTCTTCCCCGGAGGGGGAGCTGCACTACAGCGCGGCCCCCCTGCCTCGGCCAAAGGCCTTTGCGGCCGGGGAGAATGTGGTCATCCGGACGGCTGTGGCCCCTCGGCCCCCGACCTTCGTCCACGGGGCCGAGGGGGGCCTCAGCCGCCTGGCCCTGTCCCAGGGGGCCATCGAGCTGCCCCCTGCCCGGCTCAACGGGGACGGCTCGCCCTGGCAGCCCCCCGCTGATCTGTCAGCGCTGTCCCTCGAGGAGGTCTCCCGCTGCCTGCGCTTCATCGGCCTCTCCGAGGACGTGGTCACCTTCTTTGCCCGGGAGCGCATCGACGGCAGCATCTTCGTGCAGCTCACGGAGGAGATCCTGTCGGAGGACTTCCGCCTCACCAAGCTCCAGGTCAAGAAGATCATGCAGTTCATCAAGGGTTGGCGGCCCAAGATCTAG